In Ruminiclostridium papyrosolvens DSM 2782, the following proteins share a genomic window:
- a CDS encoding sugar ABC transporter ATP-binding protein, with protein sequence MSQNEIIFEAKGINKYFGPTHANRDIDFAVKRGEIHALAGENGSGKSTLLSIICGIQQCDIGSMVINGEEYSPKNPIEANAKKIGFVVQELGLINTLSVAVNMYIGRMEKYKKFGVLNMNRIYEDAKKELKKYDFEAINPRYPAGALSVENRKIVEVVKALSVAPDILILDETTQALSYDNRKKLYTIIQKAKELGVAVLLVTHDLEEMVELADTVTVLRDGAVSANLSGSDITVDKIRTAMVGRKMVGSYYRTDYGVPIDDEVTLRVENLCVKNCFENISFDLHKGEILALCGLSDAGIHEVGKALTGVIKPSSGKVQEMEKKTFIKNPGDAIAAKIAYVPKDRDREALMMNTTIRANLYMPSAKELAGKLRFILPRAVSKLAKDASEKFNVRCLGIDQAISALSGGNKQKISIGRWLIKDLNILVMDCPTRGVDVSVKQYIYSLMQELKAEGKSMILIADEMAEAIGMADRLFVMKNGKESGILERSEQLTESQVIEVMI encoded by the coding sequence ATGAGCCAGAATGAAATTATTTTTGAAGCAAAAGGAATAAATAAATATTTTGGCCCTACTCATGCAAACCGTGATATTGATTTTGCAGTAAAGCGGGGAGAAATCCATGCATTAGCTGGTGAAAATGGTTCAGGTAAATCCACATTGTTAAGCATAATTTGCGGAATTCAACAGTGTGATATTGGAAGTATGGTTATAAATGGTGAAGAATATTCACCAAAAAATCCAATTGAAGCAAATGCAAAGAAAATAGGATTTGTTGTTCAGGAATTAGGTCTTATCAATACTTTATCCGTTGCAGTGAATATGTATATCGGACGTATGGAAAAGTATAAAAAGTTTGGAGTCCTCAATATGAATCGGATTTATGAAGATGCCAAAAAGGAACTGAAAAAGTATGATTTCGAAGCTATTAATCCAAGATATCCTGCGGGAGCTCTGTCTGTTGAGAATAGGAAAATTGTTGAGGTAGTAAAAGCACTATCAGTTGCACCTGATATTCTGATACTGGATGAGACAACGCAAGCATTATCATATGATAATCGAAAAAAGTTATATACAATCATTCAGAAAGCAAAAGAGTTAGGAGTAGCTGTTTTACTTGTAACACATGATCTGGAGGAAATGGTAGAATTGGCGGACACTGTTACTGTTCTCAGAGATGGTGCCGTATCGGCTAATCTGTCCGGAAGTGATATTACTGTAGATAAAATCAGGACTGCGATGGTAGGACGTAAAATGGTAGGTAGCTATTATCGTACCGATTATGGAGTGCCAATAGATGATGAAGTTACACTGCGTGTAGAGAATTTGTGCGTAAAAAATTGCTTCGAAAATATTAGCTTTGATTTACATAAGGGAGAAATTTTGGCACTTTGCGGATTATCTGATGCAGGAATCCATGAAGTGGGAAAAGCATTAACAGGTGTAATAAAACCTTCATCAGGTAAAGTTCAAGAAATGGAGAAAAAAACGTTCATTAAAAACCCCGGAGACGCAATTGCTGCTAAGATTGCATATGTTCCAAAAGACAGAGATCGTGAAGCTCTTATGATGAATACAACTATACGAGCTAATCTCTATATGCCATCTGCAAAGGAACTGGCTGGAAAGCTAAGATTTATATTACCTAGAGCCGTTTCAAAATTAGCAAAAGATGCTTCTGAAAAGTTTAATGTACGGTGCCTTGGGATTGATCAGGCAATAAGTGCACTGTCTGGTGGAAATAAGCAAAAAATAAGTATTGGTAGATGGCTCATCAAGGATTTAAATATACTGGTTATGGATTGCCCTACTCGTGGGGTAGATGTATCAGTTAAACAATATATTTATAGTTTGATGCAGGAACTGAAGGCAGAAGGAAAATCTATGATATTGATTGCAGATGAAATGGCAGAAGCAATCGGTATGGCGGACAGACTGTTTGTTATGAAAAATGGAAAAGAATCCGGTATTCTTGAAAGAAGTGAGCAACTTACGGAATCACAGGTAATTGAGGTGATGATATGA
- a CDS encoding aldo/keto reductase, translating to MEYSKFNSIDKKVSRFIVGTMSIVDKEDLKEDFERLDTAVEMGINTLDTAMGYGRGTTEIALGKYFKSRGNRDQIFLISKACHPSPWRTRVNTFDLEADLNDALVKMNTDYIDLYMLHRDDVTKPVGPIIDTLYKYYKAGKILGYGVSNWTVERIEEANNYAKANNMPALIVSSPNYSLAQQYAEPWAPGCITISGPENKKSQDWYIANQMPVLAYSSMARGLFSGRITREQWLNRPEEIDPVCMKAYCGDTNFTRLERAEQLAKEKGASIPQIALAFILCGEMNVFPIIGAANKEELTSSIGSLLVKLTKEEVEWLDLKRDNR from the coding sequence ATGGAATACTCAAAATTTAATTCGATTGACAAGAAAGTGAGCCGCTTTATCGTTGGTACTATGTCGATAGTTGACAAGGAAGACCTTAAAGAAGACTTTGAAAGACTGGATACCGCAGTAGAGATGGGCATTAACACTCTCGATACTGCGATGGGATATGGAAGGGGTACAACTGAAATAGCTCTTGGTAAGTATTTCAAAAGCAGAGGAAACAGAGATCAAATTTTCCTGATTAGTAAAGCTTGCCACCCGTCACCATGGAGAACACGTGTAAATACGTTTGATTTGGAAGCAGATTTAAATGATGCACTTGTAAAAATGAATACAGATTATATTGATTTATATATGCTTCACCGCGATGATGTTACCAAACCTGTAGGACCTATTATAGATACGTTGTACAAATATTATAAAGCCGGAAAAATTCTTGGTTATGGTGTTTCAAACTGGACTGTTGAAAGAATAGAAGAAGCCAATAATTATGCAAAGGCTAATAATATGCCTGCACTTATTGTATCAAGCCCAAATTACAGCTTGGCACAGCAATACGCAGAACCATGGGCACCAGGATGTATTACAATCAGCGGACCTGAAAACAAAAAGTCTCAGGATTGGTACATAGCTAATCAAATGCCTGTGCTTGCATATTCCAGCATGGCACGTGGTTTATTCTCAGGAAGAATAACTCGTGAACAGTGGTTGAACCGTCCGGAGGAAATTGATCCTGTATGCATGAAAGCATATTGTGGTGATACAAACTTTACCAGACTTGAACGTGCTGAACAGTTAGCAAAAGAAAAGGGTGCATCCATTCCTCAGATTGCACTTGCTTTTATCCTTTGCGGTGAAATGAATGTATTTCCAATAATAGGTGCTGCTAATAAAGAAGAGTTGACATCCAGTATCGGATCATTGCTTGTAAAACTTACCAAGGAAGAAGTAGAATGGTTGGATTTAAAAAGAGATAACAGATAA
- a CDS encoding sugar phosphate isomerase/epimerase family protein: MSNIKLSHMSHWKTIPYKKINNFRDFYYEDKSNVPYYMDWDKILRYHAATGYEGIELAPWDLSEILGLFHTPKEYVDFAAGYGISVSGMFHGADNSFIADKYDEVLQAGKSAIDTCKAFGGKHLNMCPANNYYGVGPLDDEALKNAAKVITDIGRYAVDNGIQIGLHNEFFCAVNKENHHKFIEMTDPRYVFYCLDTAQIAILGDDLLKFYDTYHERICTFHLKDTASIAVPDEIRYDKDVEIRDDGWRWFWEPGEGVLDFDGLWKLLKKYNFKGWVTIEDDGTPDLLASMALSSYFVKHELGKIY; the protein is encoded by the coding sequence ATGTCAAATATAAAGCTTTCTCATATGAGTCATTGGAAAACAATACCTTATAAGAAAATTAACAATTTTAGAGATTTTTATTATGAGGATAAAAGTAATGTGCCATACTACATGGACTGGGATAAAATTCTACGCTATCATGCGGCAACAGGATATGAGGGAATAGAACTGGCACCGTGGGATTTATCAGAAATACTTGGTTTGTTCCATACGCCAAAGGAATATGTTGATTTTGCAGCTGGCTATGGTATTAGCGTCAGCGGTATGTTCCACGGAGCGGATAATTCATTTATTGCTGATAAATATGACGAAGTCCTTCAAGCTGGCAAGTCAGCCATTGATACGTGCAAAGCATTCGGAGGCAAGCATTTGAATATGTGTCCTGCAAATAACTACTACGGTGTTGGTCCTCTTGATGATGAGGCACTGAAAAATGCTGCCAAGGTAATAACAGATATCGGACGTTATGCGGTAGACAATGGTATACAAATTGGTCTACATAATGAGTTTTTCTGTGCAGTTAATAAAGAAAACCATCATAAGTTTATTGAAATGACAGATCCTCGATATGTGTTTTATTGCTTAGATACAGCGCAGATAGCAATTTTGGGAGATGACCTTCTTAAATTCTATGATACCTATCATGAACGCATCTGTACATTCCACCTGAAAGATACTGCTTCCATAGCAGTTCCGGATGAGATTCGATACGACAAGGACGTGGAAATACGAGATGATGGTTGGAGATGGTTTTGGGAGCCAGGCGAAGGAGTGCTTGATTTTGATGGACTCTGGAAGCTGCTTAAGAAGTATAATTTTAAGGGTTGGGTAACTATTGAAGATGACGGAACACCGGATTTATTGGCATCCATGGCATTATCCAGTTATTTTGTAAAGCATGAGTTAGGGAAAATTTATTAG
- a CDS encoding sugar phosphate isomerase/epimerase family protein: protein MKTSISTELVDLHHQAPNRNRRESKYYWDELYSHISAAGFTSIEIPYEPKWDFGGRSGIPLTLRSITTKFETVDNYIRTLNSYGIDGIVSVHLDPTIFCSGNMQMYFGAFSHFATDAITFAKEANAEVVTLTATPSYYAVSSLCGKDQAFDIFEEEFLNKTAEAIDSLADIAEKAGIKLCVKNEYWGLLRGDKIVSFLKRLKKQVYLDIDTANIQIAGVDVPSFIYKNIDKIGIVHFTDTSFVDCEEAYKQPLPEFPSQNATKVFRDIGQGNVDFQAIYAALKDVNYGGCIVYNCRHSYNSCRSLLRTRYYIKNTLGEK from the coding sequence ATGAAAACTAGCATTAGCACTGAGTTGGTTGATCTACATCATCAAGCTCCTAACCGCAATCGACGTGAAAGCAAATACTATTGGGATGAGCTTTATTCACACATTAGTGCGGCAGGATTTACATCTATTGAAATTCCATATGAACCTAAATGGGATTTTGGGGGCAGATCAGGTATTCCGCTCACTTTACGTTCTATAACAACTAAGTTTGAAACTGTAGACAACTATATACGTACACTGAATTCTTATGGCATTGATGGTATAGTAAGTGTTCATCTTGACCCTACTATTTTCTGTTCAGGAAATATGCAGATGTATTTTGGAGCCTTTTCCCACTTTGCTACAGATGCTATCACTTTTGCAAAAGAGGCAAATGCAGAGGTTGTTACATTAACTGCTACACCTTCCTACTATGCTGTTTCTTCACTGTGTGGTAAGGATCAAGCATTTGACATTTTTGAGGAAGAATTTCTTAATAAAACAGCGGAAGCTATTGATTCACTCGCTGATATTGCTGAAAAGGCGGGTATTAAGTTATGCGTTAAAAATGAGTATTGGGGCTTGCTCCGTGGAGATAAAATCGTATCATTCCTTAAAAGATTAAAGAAACAAGTTTACCTGGATATTGATACAGCAAATATACAAATAGCCGGTGTGGATGTACCTTCTTTTATATATAAAAATATAGATAAGATTGGAATTGTACATTTTACTGATACTTCTTTTGTAGATTGTGAAGAAGCTTATAAGCAGCCGCTTCCTGAATTCCCATCCCAAAATGCAACGAAGGTATTTCGTGATATAGGACAGGGGAATGTAGATTTTCAGGCAATATACGCTGCATTAAAAGATGTTAATTATGGCGGGTGCATTGTCTATAATTGCAGACATTCGTATAATTCCTGTCGTTCACTTTTAAGAACACGCTACTATATCAAGAATACGCTTGGTGAAAAATAA
- a CDS encoding ABC transporter permease, which yields MKNKIRIPWGSFAPALFILFLITVFAVITGGKLVQANTLKSLLTQSIGYLIGGLGMIFVMALGEIDMSLGVNIAFSCTTASMLVGDKGWLAVVLVSLVIGALVGGINAFFVSVFHVQGFMVTIALQIGLRGAIKGLFLLLPEGRIAFSPEILAFNTLSIKLTILLIVTIVVIYLMEFSTFGSWLKAVGENEVCAYITGIPVKKIKAAAYILCGLFTGVAALFMCSRQGGVTSDTGSGFEMTVMLGMFLGGIPVEGGMETKVYKAIIGIPCLIIIQSGLTILGVSAGIYQFVEAVILLAVIIMSHFFKDYSRKRDDKIMAQISLESK from the coding sequence ATGAAAAATAAAATTAGAATCCCTTGGGGGAGTTTTGCACCGGCACTTTTTATATTATTTCTTATAACAGTCTTTGCTGTAATAACCGGTGGAAAATTGGTACAAGCCAATACACTTAAATCTTTATTGACACAGTCTATCGGATATTTGATAGGTGGTCTTGGAATGATTTTTGTTATGGCACTGGGAGAAATAGATATGTCGCTTGGTGTCAATATTGCCTTTTCTTGTACGACTGCCTCAATGCTGGTTGGGGATAAGGGGTGGCTTGCAGTTGTTTTAGTGAGTCTTGTTATAGGTGCATTGGTTGGAGGCATTAATGCATTTTTTGTTTCAGTGTTTCATGTACAGGGCTTCATGGTTACAATTGCTCTGCAAATTGGACTTAGAGGAGCTATAAAAGGATTGTTTTTATTATTGCCGGAGGGGCGTATAGCATTTTCTCCAGAAATTCTAGCGTTTAATACATTATCAATAAAGCTAACTATACTTCTGATTGTTACAATAGTTGTTATATATCTTATGGAATTTTCGACTTTTGGAAGCTGGCTGAAGGCGGTTGGAGAAAATGAAGTATGTGCTTATATAACGGGAATTCCGGTAAAAAAGATTAAGGCAGCAGCATATATCTTATGTGGTCTTTTTACAGGTGTTGCAGCACTATTTATGTGCAGCCGTCAAGGCGGTGTGACAAGTGATACCGGTTCAGGGTTTGAAATGACAGTAATGCTTGGAATGTTTTTAGGCGGTATCCCTGTAGAAGGTGGTATGGAAACAAAAGTATACAAAGCAATTATTGGTATCCCCTGTCTTATTATTATTCAGAGTGGATTAACAATACTTGGTGTAAGTGCCGGTATTTATCAGTTTGTAGAAGCTGTAATTCTATTGGCAGTAATTATAATGTCACATTTCTTTAAAGATTATTCAAGAAAGCGTGATGATAAGATTATGGCACAGATTTCTTTAGAGAGTAAGTAA
- a CDS encoding nitroreductase family protein, with product MKETLVDLKNRRSVKKFKKEQIKDEELMEVIQAGMNAPTGGNKQSPVFIVVQNPELLHKLSVLNAQIAGAPEGVDPFYGAPTVILVLAEKGLGNPVEDGSLAIGNMLNAAYSIGLGSRWINRVRETFETNLGKEIIRESGYIGEYVGVGSCILGYPEGGYPEPLQKKDNYFKIIR from the coding sequence TTGAAAGAGACGTTAGTTGACTTAAAAAACAGACGCAGCGTAAAGAAATTTAAAAAAGAGCAAATTAAGGATGAAGAATTAATGGAAGTAATACAGGCTGGCATGAATGCTCCTACAGGTGGAAACAAACAGTCACCCGTATTTATTGTGGTTCAGAATCCTGAATTGTTGCATAAATTGTCCGTACTGAATGCACAAATAGCAGGAGCACCGGAGGGAGTGGATCCTTTCTATGGTGCTCCTACAGTAATCCTTGTTCTTGCAGAAAAAGGTCTTGGAAATCCTGTAGAGGATGGCAGCCTTGCAATCGGTAATATGCTTAATGCAGCTTATTCTATTGGTCTGGGCAGTCGCTGGATTAATAGGGTACGGGAAACTTTTGAAACAAACCTCGGAAAGGAAATTATAAGGGAAAGCGGATACATAGGAGAGTATGTAGGGGTTGGATCGTGTATTCTGGGATATCCCGAGGGAGGATATCCGGAGCCCCTACAAAAAAAGGATAATTATTTTAAAATAATAAGGTAG
- a CDS encoding flavodoxin family protein has translation MKVLGISFGRKNGNCDILMKQALLGAIKTGAEVSFMNTCNLKIDRCTGCGACDKVRDRGGMSLCVLKDDFLFVREAIMDADALMVAAPVYSVGPTGQYKNLVDRMGASHDRAALLKENQRRRSLGWGEDKMLDPRVFKNRPFAVISVGGARTEGWTSLGLPNLHLLGFSNQMIPVDHINAYGMGDRVNPAFDEKFMNRLFKLGENVAGAAGMPEEQIEWKGDDAGMCPTCHCRHLFIKSGTEVECAVCGSAGTLRIDGGEIKVDYTEEEIKRSRYHMGGLLEHQEEISDMMVNVSKVLAKRGGELEQLLSPLKDIPEIKPTKL, from the coding sequence ATGAAAGTACTTGGAATTTCTTTTGGAAGAAAAAATGGCAATTGCGATATTCTAATGAAGCAAGCACTTCTAGGTGCAATAAAAACAGGTGCAGAAGTAAGCTTTATGAATACCTGCAACTTGAAAATTGACCGGTGCACAGGATGCGGTGCTTGTGACAAGGTAAGGGACAGAGGCGGAATGTCTCTGTGTGTACTGAAGGATGATTTTTTGTTCGTACGTGAAGCGATTATGGATGCGGATGCATTAATGGTAGCGGCTCCTGTATATTCAGTAGGACCGACAGGCCAGTATAAAAATCTTGTGGATCGTATGGGGGCATCTCATGACCGTGCAGCTCTGTTGAAAGAAAATCAGAGAAGGCGTAGTCTTGGGTGGGGCGAGGATAAAATGTTAGATCCCCGGGTATTTAAAAATCGTCCGTTTGCTGTGATTTCAGTAGGAGGTGCCCGCACAGAAGGATGGACATCCCTGGGACTTCCAAACCTGCATTTGCTGGGATTTTCAAATCAGATGATACCGGTGGATCATATTAATGCATACGGAATGGGAGATAGAGTTAATCCGGCCTTTGATGAAAAATTTATGAACCGTCTTTTTAAATTGGGAGAAAATGTGGCAGGAGCAGCAGGTATGCCGGAAGAGCAGATAGAATGGAAAGGTGATGATGCGGGTATGTGCCCAACGTGTCATTGCAGGCATCTGTTCATAAAGAGCGGAACAGAGGTGGAATGTGCTGTCTGTGGTTCGGCAGGAACTCTGAGGATTGATGGCGGAGAGATAAAGGTTGATTATACGGAAGAGGAAATAAAACGCTCAAGGTATCATATGGGCGGGTTGCTAGAGCATCAAGAGGAAATTTCCGATATGATGGTGAATGTCTCAAAAGTACTGGCAAAGCGTGGAGGAGAACTGGAGCAATTGTTATCCCCTCTAAAGGACATACCGGAGATAAAACCGACAAAGCTTTGA
- a CDS encoding ROK family transcriptional regulator produces MENKNNSEVRINNIKRVINILFHQGPMTKQELAFKLDISLPTVTVIMKELSSRGLITNGEVLKSTGGRKPVRITPVFDAKYSIGIEVSMNEMRIVLVDLGPKKVAVERYPLGVQNTREYWEHVNTILMDFINRNLAEKEKLLGVGIALQVPIKEKKVVLSKNMPSNLSIDLNMAEACFELPVVFYSSGKMAAISQIWALNECDNFIFLSIGSYMAGAIIHNGQIVGFSDRNGEFGNMLISNDNKNKKFEDYCTSRAICEKSGLSVKEFFKLLEQDNEECIKIWDEYLDMLSVCLHNIHCVFDWNIVIGGEMSEYIDRYWSEIKSRLDDLTDYNDESTSYVKISDLGVFGPAVGAALTQNDRFLNFDYE; encoded by the coding sequence ATGGAAAATAAAAATAATAGCGAAGTTAGAATTAATAACATAAAAAGAGTGATTAATATACTATTTCATCAAGGACCAATGACAAAGCAGGAACTAGCATTTAAGCTTGACATAAGTTTGCCTACTGTTACAGTAATCATGAAAGAATTATCGTCAAGGGGTCTGATTACTAATGGAGAGGTACTTAAGTCAACAGGTGGAAGAAAACCAGTCCGTATAACACCTGTGTTTGATGCAAAATACTCAATTGGTATTGAAGTCTCTATGAATGAAATGCGGATAGTATTAGTTGATCTGGGTCCGAAGAAGGTTGCTGTTGAACGGTATCCTCTAGGTGTTCAGAACACAAGAGAATATTGGGAGCATGTTAATACTATTCTAATGGATTTTATTAATAGGAATTTAGCAGAAAAGGAAAAATTGCTGGGAGTAGGTATAGCTCTTCAGGTGCCGATTAAGGAGAAGAAAGTAGTATTGTCAAAAAACATGCCATCAAATCTAAGTATTGATCTTAATATGGCAGAAGCTTGTTTTGAACTACCGGTTGTATTCTACAGCAGCGGAAAAATGGCGGCTATATCTCAGATATGGGCACTGAATGAATGTGATAATTTCATTTTCCTTTCAATTGGTTCCTATATGGCAGGTGCAATTATTCACAATGGACAGATTGTAGGATTCTCTGACAGAAACGGAGAATTTGGAAATATGCTTATCAGTAACGATAACAAAAATAAAAAATTTGAGGATTATTGTACCAGTCGTGCAATTTGCGAAAAATCCGGCTTATCGGTTAAAGAATTCTTTAAATTATTGGAGCAGGATAATGAGGAATGCATAAAAATATGGGATGAATATCTAGATATGCTTAGTGTGTGCCTGCATAATATCCATTGTGTTTTTGACTGGAATATTGTTATCGGCGGTGAAATGAGTGAATACATTGATAGATATTGGTCTGAAATTAAGTCACGGCTAGATGATTTGACAGATTATAACGATGAGTCTACATCTTATGTGAAGATTAGTGACTTGGGTGTATTTGGACCTGCGGTAGGTGCGGCATTGACACAGAATGACAGATTCCTTAATTTTGATTATGAATAA
- a CDS encoding sugar ABC transporter substrate-binding protein, with protein sequence MKLMKKALTVLLVGAMCTGLFGCGSSQNSTDSTKKEGENTSATSTNVKTGMTIAQNSFVAGDYAFSTMAKASKVIVEGTKNKFKELTDNANINNVQSDVENMINSGVDGALWWGVLDSYFQVGPQNFNNAGKYFAFFDCAPSTAKIQDPINKMQYYAGSCIGNDEEFGKQMAEQALKDGCKEAIVFANEIGSSVAKRADKFKEVFEAGGGKVDEISHVGTAANAHIEAIQNMLATYKKADCIYGVSIAYATGAYSVTSQMPNRKVNIYATDITPDALKYLKNNNIQGLNGGAWVNAYVASALLINAIDGNTIKDSSGSPANLVVNPVAITPKQAELYEKFWINEMPYAYDDLKNLLYRENSKVTYDDFKKFVDEYSFSTVMENKLKQGKVTQKELDDAGVNLK encoded by the coding sequence ATGAAGTTAATGAAAAAGGCTCTGACGGTTTTACTAGTGGGTGCAATGTGTACTGGTCTATTTGGATGTGGTTCTAGTCAAAATTCTACTGATTCCACTAAAAAAGAAGGTGAGAACACAAGCGCTACAAGTACAAATGTAAAAACTGGAATGACTATTGCTCAGAATAGCTTCGTTGCTGGAGATTATGCATTTAGTACAATGGCAAAAGCCTCAAAGGTTATAGTAGAAGGAACCAAAAATAAATTTAAAGAATTAACTGATAATGCAAATATCAATAATGTACAATCTGATGTTGAGAATATGATTAACTCCGGAGTAGATGGAGCTTTATGGTGGGGCGTTCTGGATTCTTATTTCCAAGTTGGACCGCAGAACTTCAATAATGCCGGTAAATATTTTGCATTTTTTGATTGTGCGCCTTCAACAGCAAAAATACAGGATCCAATTAATAAAATGCAATATTATGCAGGTAGCTGTATCGGCAATGACGAAGAGTTTGGCAAACAGATGGCAGAACAGGCGCTTAAGGATGGATGTAAAGAAGCTATTGTATTTGCAAACGAAATTGGAAGCAGTGTAGCAAAACGTGCAGATAAATTTAAAGAAGTATTTGAGGCCGGCGGTGGAAAAGTAGATGAAATTTCTCATGTCGGTACTGCTGCAAATGCACATATTGAAGCAATACAGAATATGCTTGCTACTTATAAAAAGGCGGATTGTATTTATGGAGTATCTATTGCATATGCAACAGGCGCGTATTCCGTTACATCACAGATGCCGAATCGCAAGGTAAATATTTATGCCACAGATATTACTCCAGATGCGCTTAAGTATTTGAAAAATAATAATATTCAGGGTTTGAATGGCGGTGCATGGGTAAATGCATATGTTGCTTCAGCTTTGTTAATAAATGCAATTGACGGAAATACGATTAAAGATAGTTCCGGGAGCCCGGCGAATCTTGTTGTTAATCCTGTTGCTATCACACCTAAGCAAGCGGAGCTTTATGAAAAGTTCTGGATAAATGAAATGCCATATGCATATGACGACTTGAAGAATCTACTGTATCGCGAAAATTCAAAAGTTACCTATGATGATTTCAAGAAGTTTGTTGATGAATATTCTTTTTCAACTGTAATGGAAAATAAATTAAAGCAAGGCAAGGTTACTCAGAAAGAGTTGGATGATGCAGGCGTTAACTTGAAGTAA
- a CDS encoding ABC transporter permease subunit, with product MSENKLFLSQETRQGRIINMLIFPAIFLAVSVIMNIAIKGELLTPQNLSIIMVNCVPNVFVAWGVSYIWSTGPDFSSAASMVLAAQVGGILAVNFHLGYLGMFGGSIVTAVVLQLISTFLRLKLNMRPWVIGIAMCLIYESFGIMYATVCAAKGQETVSLPVGMCSGIIKMPQIIILLAVGLIFMYLIHTRTSFGMNYRAISCNEYISESMGIKRTKTIYIGVGIGAVMLAIAGALTMILSSRITAPSNLGSFATISKGLCAWLLSAGMDKKVNPPVAIFISGLFIAIIFNFFTRLGVPQGTWLDTVLGGFILLFLCLASRASKEDV from the coding sequence ATGTCGGAAAATAAATTGTTTTTATCACAAGAAACACGACAGGGAAGAATAATAAATATGCTGATTTTTCCGGCAATATTCCTTGCTGTATCTGTCATCATGAATATTGCTATTAAGGGAGAATTGCTTACGCCTCAAAATTTAAGTATTATTATGGTCAACTGCGTACCTAATGTATTTGTAGCTTGGGGAGTAAGTTATATATGGTCAACAGGTCCTGATTTTTCAAGTGCTGCCAGCATGGTGCTGGCAGCACAGGTAGGCGGCATTCTTGCAGTAAATTTCCATCTTGGATATTTAGGCATGTTTGGAGGAAGCATAGTTACCGCTGTTGTTCTTCAGCTCATATCAACATTTTTGAGGCTAAAGCTTAATATGCGTCCATGGGTGATTGGGATTGCTATGTGTTTGATTTATGAATCATTTGGAATTATGTATGCTACTGTATGTGCTGCAAAAGGGCAGGAAACGGTATCATTGCCGGTAGGTATGTGCTCGGGTATCATAAAGATGCCCCAGATTATTATTTTGTTGGCTGTCGGACTTATCTTTATGTATTTGATACATACAAGAACAAGTTTTGGTATGAATTATCGGGCAATTTCCTGCAACGAGTATATTTCGGAATCTATGGGCATCAAGCGTACAAAAACCATCTACATCGGAGTTGGTATTGGTGCAGTGATGCTGGCGATTGCAGGAGCCCTTACAATGATTTTAAGCAGCCGTATAACAGCACCATCAAATCTTGGAAGTTTTGCAACTATATCAAAAGGCTTGTGTGCATGGCTTTTATCAGCAGGTATGGACAAAAAGGTCAATCCTCCTGTAGCAATTTTTATAAGTGGTTTGTTTATTGCGATTATATTTAATTTCTTTACCAGACTTGGAGTACCTCAGGGCACTTGGTTGGATACAGTACTTGGAGGATTTATATTACTGTTTCTCTGTTTGGCATCACGTGCGTCAAAGGAGGATGTTTAA